One window from the genome of Daphnia pulex isolate KAP4 chromosome 9, ASM2113471v1 encodes:
- the LOC124202498 gene encoding RPA-interacting protein B-like: MEAHRKSCFEALRHKNACSIDELKSRLRKLYVQDLKVKRDKILKDKRDIVISEEDEVDFYKRYCREFFGRHEDPVDVDDALLHQIWEEIRLEEIEKAEANLFESLVDHSSGDQIVCPVCLKLPAQLDTSHCLTCSCGLKFPLPNHIDLKDFEATLLTGNDIHSETCKFTPMYRVRPTSENSLQFTSSCESCLYFNIFLETPI; the protein is encoded by the exons ATGGAAGCTCATCGCAAATCTTGTTTCGAAGCCTTGCGACACAAAAATGCCTGCTCGATCGATGAACTCAAGTCTAGACTGCGAAAG CTTTACGTCCAAGACTTGAAGGTCAAGCGAGACAAGATATTGAAAGATAAACGAGATATCGTCATTTCAGAGGAAGATGAGGTCGATTTCTATAAACGATATTGTCGAGAGTTTTTCGGCCGCCATGAGGATCCTGTCGACGTGGATGATGCTCTTTTACACCAAATCTGGGAGGAAATCAGGCTTGAAG AGATTGAAAAAGCCGAAGCCAACTTGTTTGAAAGCTTGGTTGACCATTCCAGCGGTGACCAAATCGTCTGCCCTGTCTGTCTGAAATTGCCAGCTCAACTGGACACAAGTCACTGTTTGACCTGCAGCTGCGGTCTCAAGTTCCCGCTGCCAAACCACATTGACCTCAAGGACTTTGAGGCCACTCTCCTGACGGGGAATGACATTCACAGCGAAACCTGCAAGTTCACTCCAATGTATAGGGTCCGTCCAACCAGCGAGAACAGCCTCCAGTTCACCTCCAGCTGCGAGTCTTGCCTCTACTTCAACATCTTCCTAGAGACCCCAATCTAA
- the LOC124201689 gene encoding uncharacterized protein LOC124201689 isoform X2 gives MPADSHRKPSVAGQCPRPAPRRLADHPSRPLDDRPMPPILDNPNSNNNNNNNSNSMTNRMRSVIVSDTGPPPLPAVARRRWTGLAAVAVVQCFCSSDRFRKSVQLPMVLLLLVMLSALPNSCTSAASIQQQQLQPASTLAVGRSSRAGQHNRHHPTTTTSRSVVPSNRLLTECPWLEWEPNNSGLSVSESSVQHHQADMAGTRAYMAPVVFEGKARSRSDGPVYRVTFDVVTVYKGEVALTGSQVRLEFKSGTTTATTTTAAANSKSLRSLSHNSATGRSRTLSAGRRISASSGGAGQSPVRRRQPGQGQQPHHHRHQHHNTRECLVTAEIRTGRRYLVFAAHWGPNNFTAFGSPLVHTKKSLKDVRSTLCPRCARSPVAYGLEDSVTVKKQQKLILRCRTRGNPVPGVVWYKDGKPLNAASKRVRIKTKRRRSTLRIRCVKEEDAGLYECRPSNVIGTGTASRSKVTVVKVTAGPSSSSSSSSLSDPSSSSKLSGSLRPSNGSSSSSSSSLWPLIALPCPIDSFCLNGGTCKYYEAVGELVCQCAEGYKGQRCENKDIYNLGTDTLGGVEADMRTLALYLGK, from the exons ATGCCGGCCGACAGCCACCGCAAGCCAAGTGTTGCTGGACAGTGTCCGCGCCCCGCGCCGCGACGACTTGCCGACCATCCCAGCCGGCCGCTCGATGATCGGCCCATGCCGCCCATCCTCGACAaccccaacagcaacaacaacaacaacaacaacagcaacagtatGACGAATCGGATGCGATCGGTGATTGTGAGCGACACGGGGCCGCCGCCTTTGCCGGCCGTCGCCCGCCGACGATGGACGGGATTAGCCGCGGTGGCCGTGGTCCAGTGCTTCTGCAGTAGTGATCGATTCAGAAAGAGCGTCCAGCTGCCGATGGTGCTCCTCCTTTTGGTGATGTTGTCGGCCCTGCCAAACAGTTGCACCTCGGCCGCCtctatccagcagcagcaattgcAGCCGGCCAGCACTTTGGCGGTCGGGCGCAGCAGCCGAGCCGGACAACATAATCGCCATcatccgacgacgacgacgtcgagaTCCGTCGTCCCATCCAATCGGCTCCTGACGGAATGCCCGTGGCTGGAATGGGAGCCCAACAATAGCGGCCTGTCCGTCTCCGAGTCGAGTGTGCAGCACCACCAGGCGGACATGGCCGGCACGCGGGCCTACATGGCCCCCGTAGTGTTTGAAGGCAAGGCCCGTTCCAGGAGCGACGGGCCCGTCTACCGGGTCACCTTCGACGTTGTGACAGTGTACAAAGGTGAAGTGGCCCTGACCGGCTCCCAAGTGCGCTTAGAATTTAAAAGcggaacaacaacagcaacaacaacaacagcggcggCTAATTCGAAATCGCTGCGATCGTTGAGTCACAATTCGGCGACGGGCCGTTCTCGGACCTTATCGGCCGGTCGCCGGATCAGTGCTAGTAGTGGTGGTGCTGGCCAAAGTCCAGTCCGTCGCCGCCAGCCGGGCCAGGGCCAGCAGCCGCACCATCACCGTCACCAGCACCACAACACGCGCGAGTGTCTAGTGACGGCCGAGATCCGGACGGGTCGGCGCTACCTGGTCTTCGCCGCCCATTGGGGACCCAATAATTTCACGGCCTTTGGCTCGCCGTTGGTCCACACCAAGAAGAGCCTCAAAGATGTGCGGTCGACGCTCTGCCCGCGCTGCG CACGGTCTCCAGTGGCGTACGGACTGGAGGACTCTGTGACGGTCAAGAAACAGCAGAAGCTCATCCTGCGCTGCCGGACGAGAGGCAATCCGGTGCCGGGTGTCGTCTGGTACAAGGACGGCAAGCCGTTGAACGCGGCCAGCAAACGGGTCCGCATTAAAACCAAAAG aCGTCGATCGACGCTGAGAATCCGCTGCGTCAAGGAAGAGGACGCCGGACTGTACGAGTGCCGGCCAAGCAACGTGATCGGCACCGGCACGGCTTCGCGATCCAAAGTCACTGTCGTCAAAGTCACTGCCGGCCCGTCATCgtcatcctcctcctcatctttATCCGATCCGTCCTCGTCGTCGAAACTGAGTGGCAGCCTGAGGCCATCCAACG gatcttcttcttcgtcgtcgtcgtcgctgtgGCCGCTGATCGCCCTGCCGTGCCCGATCGACTCGTTTTGCCTCAACGGCGGCACTTGCAAATACTACGAGGCCGTCGGCGAGCTCGTCTGCCA GTGCGCCGAGGGCTACAAGGGCCAGCGCTGCGAAAACAAGGACATTTACAATTTAGGAA CCGATACGTTGGGTGGTGTCGAAGCCGATATGAGGACGCTCGCCTTGTACTTGGGCAAgtga